One region of Oxalobacteraceae bacterium OTU3CAMAD1 genomic DNA includes:
- the lptA gene encoding lipopolysaccharide transport periplasmic protein LptA: MKKLILSAALLLAALGAAHAEKADSNKPTEISFDNLDADDVKQIKTFTGNVVLTRGTLLMKSPKAVVTEDPEGYSFVVLTAGGGTQATFRQKLDGAGDQWVEGRADRIEYDSKTELVKLFSKAQIKKLEGSKTASQVDGEFISYDSRREFFAVKNTPTGESKPGAGRSTMVIQPSVKQAPAPAPATNPAAGK, encoded by the coding sequence ATGAAAAAACTGATACTGTCGGCCGCCTTGCTGCTGGCCGCCCTGGGCGCGGCCCATGCCGAAAAAGCCGACTCCAACAAGCCGACCGAGATTTCCTTCGACAACCTCGACGCCGACGACGTCAAGCAGATCAAGACCTTCACCGGCAACGTCGTGCTGACGCGCGGCACTTTGCTGATGAAGTCGCCCAAGGCGGTGGTCACCGAAGATCCGGAAGGCTACTCCTTCGTGGTGCTGACGGCCGGCGGCGGCACGCAGGCGACATTCCGCCAAAAGCTCGACGGCGCCGGCGACCAGTGGGTCGAGGGTCGCGCCGACCGCATCGAGTACGACAGCAAGACCGAGCTGGTCAAGCTGTTCTCGAAGGCGCAGATCAAGAAGCTGGAAGGCAGCAAGACCGCCAGCCAGGTCGACGGCGAGTTCATCTCGTATGACAGCCGGCGCGAATTCTTCGCCGTGAAGAACACCCCGACCGGCGAAAGCAAGCCGGGCGCCGGCCGCAGCACGATGGTGATCCAGCCGTCGGTCAAGCAGGCGCCAGCGCCGGCACCCGCGACCAACCCAGCGGCGGGGAAATAA
- the rapZ gene encoding RNase adapter RapZ gives MRIVLITGISGSGKSVALNVLEDTGHYCVDNLPPALLSNLVATLAEEGLQALAVAVDARSAESLASLPADVKRLREEGHDVKVMFLTANTHSLVARFSETRRSHPLSHELRPGQNPAARRTLIECIMEERERLSAIEQLGHVVDTSELSANKLRAWVKDLVASEGAPLTLFFESFAFKLGVPMDADFVFDVRALPNPYYDLTLRPLTGRDAPVIDFLDAQPSAIEMMGDIRAFVEKWLPFFKTDNRSYLTVALGCTGGQHRSVYMAEKLAAYFHPNERVVLRHREQ, from the coding sequence ATGCGTATCGTCCTCATCACAGGTATATCCGGCTCCGGCAAATCGGTGGCCCTGAACGTGCTGGAAGACACCGGCCACTACTGTGTCGACAACCTGCCGCCGGCATTGCTGTCGAACCTGGTCGCGACCCTGGCCGAGGAAGGCTTGCAGGCGCTGGCGGTGGCCGTCGACGCCCGCAGCGCCGAATCGCTCGCTTCGCTGCCGGCCGACGTCAAGCGCCTGCGCGAAGAGGGACACGACGTCAAGGTCATGTTCCTGACCGCGAACACGCACTCGCTGGTGGCGCGCTTCTCGGAGACGCGCCGCAGCCATCCGCTGTCGCACGAGTTGCGTCCGGGCCAGAATCCGGCCGCGCGCCGCACCTTGATCGAATGCATTATGGAGGAGCGCGAGCGGCTGTCGGCCATCGAGCAGTTGGGCCACGTGGTCGATACGTCGGAACTAAGCGCCAACAAACTGCGCGCCTGGGTCAAGGACCTGGTCGCCAGCGAGGGCGCGCCGCTGACCTTGTTCTTCGAATCGTTCGCCTTCAAGCTGGGCGTGCCGATGGACGCCGATTTCGTGTTCGATGTGCGCGCCCTGCCGAACCCGTATTACGACCTGACGTTGCGCCCGCTGACGGGCCGCGACGCGCCGGTGATCGATTTTCTCGACGCCCAGCCCAGCGCCATCGAGATGATGGGCGATATCCGTGCGTTTGTTGAAAAGTGGCTGCCGTTCTTCAAGACCGACAACCGCAGCTACCTGACGGTGGCGCTGGGCTGCACCGGCGGCCAGCACCGCTCGGTCTACATGGCCGAAAAACTGGCCGCCTATTTCCACCCCAACGAACGCGTGGTCCTGCGCCACCGCGAGCAATAA
- a CDS encoding enoyl-CoA hydratase/isomerase family protein produces the protein MSELVHTSIVNGTGFITLDRPKALNSLSLEMLRAITTALLAWRDDSAVAAVVIRSSSGKAFCAGGDIRFFYEAGRATPQAGSALLEDFFTEEYSLNHLVHSYPKPYIALMDGVVMGGGMGIAQSGPDSRVRIVTERTKMAMPEVNIGLFPDVGGSYFLSRAPGGLGRYLGVTGVTIGAADALYAGLSDHYVPADALELLHAILESTPGAELVEAIAAFAEPFTGAVGPGRLEAERAAIDRHFGAGSVAAIVASLQADASPFASGTMATMASRSPSMMCVTHELIRRGAALDMAGCLRMERALVRRVFENGEVIEGVRALVIDKDNAPQWRPPSIAEVGEEQVARWFAPVWPEHAHPLRHLA, from the coding sequence ATGAGCGAATTGGTCCACACCAGCATCGTCAACGGCACCGGCTTCATCACACTGGACCGGCCCAAGGCGTTGAACTCGCTGTCCCTGGAGATGCTGCGCGCCATCACGACGGCGCTGCTGGCGTGGCGCGACGATTCCGCCGTCGCCGCCGTCGTTATCCGCTCCAGCAGCGGTAAGGCCTTCTGCGCCGGCGGCGATATCCGTTTCTTCTACGAGGCCGGGCGCGCCACGCCGCAGGCCGGCAGCGCGCTGCTCGAGGATTTCTTCACCGAGGAGTACTCCCTCAACCACCTGGTCCACAGCTATCCGAAGCCGTACATCGCGCTGATGGACGGCGTGGTCATGGGCGGCGGCATGGGCATCGCGCAGAGCGGCCCGGACAGCCGGGTGCGCATCGTCACCGAGCGCACGAAGATGGCGATGCCGGAGGTGAACATCGGCCTGTTCCCGGATGTGGGCGGCAGCTATTTCCTGTCGCGCGCGCCGGGCGGGCTGGGGCGCTATCTGGGCGTGACCGGCGTGACGATAGGCGCGGCCGACGCGCTGTATGCCGGCCTGTCCGACCACTATGTGCCGGCGGACGCACTGGAGCTGCTGCATGCGATCCTGGAATCGACCCCGGGCGCGGAACTGGTCGAGGCGATCGCGGCCTTCGCGGAGCCGTTCACGGGCGCGGTCGGGCCGGGCAGGCTGGAGGCCGAGCGCGCGGCCATCGACCGCCACTTCGGCGCCGGCTCGGTGGCGGCCATCGTCGCCTCGCTGCAGGCGGACGCGAGTCCGTTCGCCAGCGGAACGATGGCGACGATGGCGAGCCGCTCGCCGTCGATGATGTGCGTGACGCACGAGCTGATACGGCGCGGCGCGGCGCTGGATATGGCCGGCTGCCTGCGCATGGAGCGCGCGCTGGTGCGCCGCGTCTTCGAGAACGGCGAGGTGATCGAAGGCGTGCGCGCGCTTGTCATCGACAAGGACAACGCGCCGCAATGGCGCCCGCCGTCAATCGCGGAGGTCGGCGAGGAGCAGGTGGCGCGCTGGTTCGCGCCGGTCTGGCCCGAGCACGCCCACCCGCTGCGCCACCTGGCCTAG
- the hprK gene encoding HPr(Ser) kinase/phosphatase, with protein MLQTPLTIQRLYDDNRESLQLGWFAGFPGGERLISGDVASAADQVGHLNTIHPGRIQVFGHQEINYYQRLKALTRAHVIGELIAGGPPALIIAQGLETPPDILAICDEKNIPLFSTPLPAAQVIDFLRVYLSKKLAQRIIMHGVFMDVLGVGVLITGDSGLGKSELGLELISRSHGLVADDAVEFSRIAPNMIEGRCPALLQNLLEVRGLGLLDIKAIFGETAVRRKMRLKLIVHLVRRGAAEEEVERLPFQFPTEDVLGLPIRKVVIPVAAGRNIAVLLEAAVRNTILQLRGIDTLQEFMERQRQAMSGD; from the coding sequence ATGCTGCAAACGCCGCTGACGATACAAAGGCTTTACGACGACAATCGCGAGAGTTTGCAGCTCGGCTGGTTCGCCGGCTTTCCCGGCGGCGAGCGCCTCATCTCCGGCGACGTCGCCTCCGCCGCCGACCAGGTCGGCCACCTGAACACCATCCACCCGGGCCGCATCCAGGTCTTCGGGCACCAGGAAATCAATTACTACCAGCGCTTGAAGGCGCTCACGCGCGCCCACGTCATTGGCGAGCTGATCGCTGGCGGCCCGCCGGCGCTGATCATCGCCCAGGGTCTGGAAACGCCGCCCGACATCCTGGCCATCTGCGACGAAAAAAACATCCCGCTGTTCTCCACTCCGTTACCTGCCGCACAGGTGATCGACTTCCTGCGCGTGTATCTTTCCAAGAAGCTGGCGCAACGCATCATCATGCACGGCGTCTTCATGGACGTGCTGGGCGTGGGCGTGCTGATCACCGGCGACTCGGGCCTGGGCAAGAGCGAGCTGGGCCTGGAACTGATTTCGCGCTCGCACGGCCTGGTGGCCGACGACGCGGTCGAGTTTTCGCGCATCGCGCCCAACATGATCGAGGGCCGCTGCCCGGCCCTGCTGCAGAATCTGCTGGAAGTGCGCGGGCTGGGCTTGCTGGACATCAAGGCGATCTTCGGCGAGACGGCGGTGCGCCGCAAGATGCGCCTGAAGCTGATCGTGCACCTGGTGCGCCGTGGCGCGGCGGAAGAGGAAGTGGAGCGGCTGCCGTTCCAGTTCCCGACCGAGGACGTGCTGGGCCTGCCGATCCGCAAGGTCGTCATCCCGGTGGCGGCCGGCCGCAACATCGCGGTGCTGCTGGAAGCCGCCGTCCGCAACACGATACTGCAATTGCGCGGCATCGACACCTTACAAGAGTTCATGGAGCGTCAGAGACAAGCCATGAGCGGAGATTAA
- a CDS encoding HAD hydrolase family protein, with product MTELTYVERAARVKLMIFDVDGVLTDGSLHYGADGEALKTFNVYDGLGIKLLQESGVQTAIISARVSPQVVKRAADLGIGFLHQGGHDKLTPFNALLDKTGLTAEQVGFIGDDIVDLPILTRVGFAVAVPGGRKEVLERAHHVTVAQGGRGAVREVCELLLHAQGTYERVLAQFMV from the coding sequence TGATCTTCGACGTCGACGGCGTGCTCACCGACGGCAGCCTGCATTACGGCGCCGACGGCGAGGCGCTCAAGACCTTCAACGTGTACGACGGCCTGGGCATCAAGCTGTTGCAGGAGTCCGGCGTGCAGACGGCCATCATCAGCGCGCGCGTGTCGCCGCAGGTGGTCAAGCGCGCCGCCGACCTCGGCATCGGCTTCCTGCACCAGGGCGGACACGACAAACTGACGCCGTTCAACGCGCTGCTGGACAAGACCGGCTTGACGGCCGAGCAGGTCGGCTTCATCGGCGACGACATCGTCGACCTGCCGATCCTGACGCGGGTCGGCTTCGCGGTGGCGGTGCCGGGCGGGCGCAAGGAGGTGCTCGAGCGCGCCCACCACGTGACGGTGGCGCAGGGCGGACGCGGCGCGGTGCGCGAAGTGTGCGAACTGCTGCTGCACGCGCAGGGCACTTACGAGCGCGTGCTGGCGCAGTTCATGGTGTGA
- the queF gene encoding NADPH-dependent 7-cyano-7-deazaguanine reductase QueF (Catalyzes the NADPH-dependent reduction of 7-cyano-7-deazaguanine (preQ0) to 7-aminomethyl-7-deazaguanine (preQ1) in queuosine biosynthesis), giving the protein MTNSVDLSPLGKTSAYRTDYAPELLFPIPRQGKRDELGLAGTLPFFGVDIWNAYEISWLNQRGKPQVAIARVTFPADSPNIIESKSFKLYLNSFNQTRLENVVALKSLLQQDLTEAAGANVHITITQPEEFGMISMGELDGLLLDRLDIEVDNYSPSPEILKAAHDEEPVEEKLVSHLLKSNCLVTGQPDWASVQIHYAGPQIDQEGLLKYLIGFREHNEFHEQCVERIFVDILRQCAPQQLAVYARYTRRGGLDINPWRSNFSTAQKPPNLRGARQ; this is encoded by the coding sequence ATGACCAACTCCGTCGACCTGTCCCCGCTGGGAAAAACCTCCGCCTACCGCACCGATTACGCGCCGGAGCTGCTGTTCCCCATCCCGCGCCAGGGCAAGCGCGACGAGCTGGGCCTGGCCGGCACCCTGCCCTTCTTCGGCGTCGACATCTGGAACGCCTACGAGATCTCCTGGCTCAACCAGCGCGGCAAACCGCAGGTGGCGATCGCCCGCGTGACCTTCCCGGCCGATTCGCCCAACATCATCGAATCGAAATCGTTCAAGCTCTACCTGAACTCGTTCAACCAGACCCGCCTGGAAAACGTGGTGGCGCTCAAGTCGCTGCTGCAGCAGGACCTGACCGAGGCGGCCGGTGCCAACGTCCACATCACCATCACCCAGCCGGAGGAATTCGGCATGATTTCGATGGGCGAACTCGACGGCCTGCTGCTGGACCGCCTCGACATCGAGGTCGACAACTACAGCCCGTCGCCGGAAATCCTCAAGGCCGCGCACGACGAGGAACCGGTCGAGGAAAAACTGGTGTCCCACCTGCTCAAGTCGAACTGCCTGGTCACCGGCCAGCCCGACTGGGCCAGCGTGCAAATCCATTATGCAGGCCCGCAAATCGACCAGGAAGGTTTATTGAAATACCTGATCGGTTTCCGCGAGCACAACGAATTCCACGAGCAATGCGTGGAACGCATCTTCGTCGACATCCTGCGCCAGTGCGCGCCGCAGCAACTGGCGGTGTACGCGCGCTACACCCGCCGGGGCGGGCTCGACATCAATCCATGGCGCAGCAATTTCAGCACGGCGCAGAAACCGCCGAACCTGCGCGGCGCACGTCAATAG
- the lptC gene encoding LPS export ABC transporter periplasmic protein LptC: MRKRTAHRWQLTLTMIIGVFVAVGSFWLVQVVNQSGQEQQADQFLNEPDYIIDRFSLVRMTKEGKPAYIISGDKLTHRPIDDSSDIDKPFLNSLSGQQPPMTIHADTARVDQNNTRVTLNGNVDVVRPASPKAEAMRLQTSTLTVFPDEERMETKAPVQMKLGSTTSSGTGMKTNNATRQLQLGGRGTITMPPKAPR, translated from the coding sequence ATGCGTAAAAGAACAGCACATCGCTGGCAGCTGACGCTGACCATGATCATCGGCGTGTTTGTCGCCGTCGGCAGCTTTTGGCTGGTGCAGGTGGTCAACCAGTCCGGCCAGGAGCAGCAGGCCGACCAGTTCCTCAACGAACCGGACTACATCATCGACCGCTTCAGCCTGGTGCGCATGACCAAGGAGGGCAAGCCGGCCTACATCATCTCCGGCGACAAGCTGACCCACCGGCCGATCGACGACTCGTCCGACATCGACAAGCCGTTCCTGAACAGCCTGTCGGGCCAGCAGCCGCCGATGACGATCCACGCCGACACCGCGCGGGTCGACCAGAACAACACGCGGGTCACGCTCAACGGCAATGTCGACGTGGTGCGGCCGGCTTCGCCGAAGGCCGAGGCGATGCGCCTGCAGACCAGCACGCTGACGGTGTTCCCGGACGAAGAGCGGATGGAAACCAAGGCGCCGGTGCAGATGAAGCTGGGCAGCACGACCTCCAGCGGCACCGGCATGAAAACCAATAACGCCACGCGCCAGTTGCAACTGGGCGGGCGCGGAACGATCACGATGCCGCCGAAGGCGCCACGTTAA
- a CDS encoding chemotaxis response regulator protein-glutamate methylesterase — MSGRHSSASPTPDRPAIKVMIVDDSAPVRRTLAALLAGDPAVAVIGAAGDPLHAMDAMAGDWPDVILLDVEMPRMDGMGFLRRLMRERPTPVVICSTLTERGIETTRMALAAGAVAVVAKPRPGLEQVSFARALDLLRVVKAAARAAPAAAAGLARASGPISRSNAATPSAPPVVRHAAATDTIVALGASLGGTRALELVLSALPVSCPGIVIVQHMPEKFTDGFARGLDRVCRIAVREARHGDRVLPGTALIAPGGRHMRVQRSGTGYFVEITEDPHVNRHRPAVDVLFGSLARCAGPNALGVIMTGMGDDGARGLRAMRDAGAHTIAQDEASCVVYGMPKQAVRMDAACAVLPLGGIAAAIQAEGRLGQVAQRVGVLGPDRREPARHLLLADLRD, encoded by the coding sequence ATGTCAGGCCGCCACTCCTCCGCAAGCCCGACGCCTGACCGCCCCGCGATCAAGGTGATGATCGTCGACGATTCGGCGCCGGTGCGCCGGACCCTCGCGGCGCTGCTGGCCGGCGACCCCGCCGTCGCCGTCATCGGCGCCGCCGGCGATCCGCTTCACGCGATGGACGCCATGGCCGGCGACTGGCCGGACGTAATCCTGCTGGACGTGGAGATGCCGCGCATGGACGGCATGGGCTTCCTGCGGCGCTTGATGCGCGAGCGGCCGACGCCGGTGGTGATCTGTTCCACGCTCACCGAGCGCGGCATCGAGACCACGCGGATGGCATTGGCGGCCGGCGCGGTCGCCGTGGTCGCCAAGCCCCGGCCCGGGCTCGAGCAGGTCTCGTTCGCCAGGGCCCTGGATCTGCTGCGTGTCGTCAAGGCTGCCGCGCGCGCCGCCCCCGCCGCCGCCGCCGGCCTGGCGCGGGCAAGCGGGCCTATATCCCGCTCCAATGCCGCCACGCCATCCGCCCCGCCCGTCGTCCGCCACGCGGCCGCCACCGACACGATCGTGGCCCTCGGCGCCTCCCTTGGCGGCACCCGCGCGCTGGAACTGGTGCTCTCCGCCCTGCCGGTGAGCTGTCCCGGCATCGTCATCGTCCAGCACATGCCGGAAAAATTCACCGACGGCTTCGCCCGTGGCCTCGACCGCGTATGCCGGATCGCGGTGCGCGAGGCGCGGCACGGCGACCGCGTCCTGCCGGGCACGGCCCTGATCGCCCCGGGCGGGCGGCACATGCGAGTACAGCGCAGCGGCACCGGATACTTCGTCGAGATCACGGAAGACCCGCACGTCAACCGCCACCGGCCGGCGGTCGATGTCCTGTTCGGCTCGCTCGCGCGGTGCGCCGGCCCCAACGCGCTGGGGGTGATCATGACCGGCATGGGCGACGACGGCGCGCGCGGCCTGCGCGCGATGCGCGACGCCGGCGCCCACACCATCGCCCAGGACGAGGCCAGCTGCGTGGTGTACGGCATGCCCAAGCAAGCTGTCAGGATGGACGCCGCGTGCGCCGTGCTGCCGCTGGGCGGGATCGCGGCGGCAATCCAGGCGGAGGGCCGGCTAGGCCAGGTGGCGCAGCGGGTGGGCGTGCTCGGGCCAGACCGGCGCGAACCAGCGCGCCACCTGCTCCTCGCCGACCTCCGCGATTGA
- the lptB gene encoding LPS export ABC transporter ATP-binding protein: protein MEPTCGSTLIVRGLQKTYGKRQVVHDVSLQVECGEVVGLLGPNGAGKTTSFYMIVGLVPSDAGTIDISGVDISSLPIHRRASLGLSYLPQEASVFRKLTVEENIRAVLEIQKVDGKPLSKAAIDERLNTLLADLQIEKLRENQALSLSGGERRRVEIARALATNPRFVLLDEPFAGVDPIAVIEIQRIVRFLKERNIGVLITDHNVRETLGICDRAYIINQGSVLASGRPDDIIADESVRRVYLGEHFRM, encoded by the coding sequence ATGGAGCCAACATGCGGTAGCACCCTGATCGTGCGCGGCCTGCAAAAGACCTACGGCAAGCGCCAGGTCGTGCATGACGTCTCGCTGCAAGTCGAATGCGGCGAAGTGGTCGGCCTGCTCGGCCCCAACGGCGCCGGCAAGACCACTTCGTTCTATATGATCGTCGGCCTGGTGCCGTCGGACGCCGGCACCATCGACATCAGCGGCGTCGACATCTCCTCGCTGCCGATCCACCGCCGCGCTTCGCTCGGCCTGTCCTACCTGCCACAGGAGGCTTCGGTGTTCCGCAAGCTGACCGTGGAAGAGAATATCCGCGCCGTCCTCGAAATCCAGAAAGTGGACGGCAAGCCTTTATCCAAGGCTGCCATCGATGAACGGCTCAATACCCTGCTGGCCGATCTGCAAATCGAAAAGCTGCGCGAAAACCAGGCGCTGTCGCTGTCCGGCGGCGAACGCCGCCGCGTGGAGATCGCCCGCGCGCTGGCCACCAACCCGCGCTTCGTGCTGCTGGACGAACCTTTCGCCGGGGTCGACCCGATTGCCGTCATTGAGATCCAGCGCATCGTGCGCTTCCTCAAGGAACGCAATATCGGCGTCCTCATTACCGATCACAATGTGCGCGAGACGCTGGGCATCTGCGACCGCGCATATATCATCAACCAGGGCTCGGTTCTGGCTTCAGGCCGGCCGGACGACATCATCGCCGACGAGTCGGTCCGCCGCGTGTACCTGGGTGAACACTTCAGAATGTAA
- a CDS encoding PTS sugar transporter subunit IIA has protein sequence MNNLSKILSLDNVLLDLEVSSKKRAFEQAGLIFENNCGIARSTVSDNLFARERLGSTGLGHGVAVPHGRIKGMKSLKSPLAAFVRLAEPIPFESPDGKPVNLLFFLLIPDHVTQQHLEILSEIAEMFSDDAFRTALSTDPDPKSVHSRIINWMPSLQAAG, from the coding sequence ATGAATAACCTGAGCAAAATACTCTCACTCGACAATGTGCTGCTTGACCTGGAAGTCTCCAGCAAGAAGCGGGCATTCGAGCAAGCTGGTCTGATCTTCGAAAACAATTGCGGTATCGCCCGCTCCACCGTCTCGGACAACCTGTTCGCGCGCGAGCGCCTCGGTTCCACCGGGCTCGGTCATGGCGTGGCCGTGCCGCACGGCCGCATCAAGGGCATGAAGAGCCTGAAGTCGCCGCTGGCGGCGTTCGTCCGCCTGGCCGAGCCGATTCCGTTCGAGTCGCCCGACGGCAAGCCGGTCAACCTGCTGTTCTTCCTGTTGATCCCGGACCACGTCACCCAGCAGCACCTGGAAATCCTGTCGGAGATCGCCGAGATGTTCTCCGACGACGCCTTCCGCACCGCGCTCTCCACCGACCCGGACCCGAAATCGGTGCACTCGCGCATCATCAACTGGATGCCGAGCCTGCAGGCGGCCGGCTAA
- the raiA gene encoding ribosome-associated translation inhibitor RaiA, giving the protein MNLTISGHHLEVTAAIREYVQNKLERVTRHFDQVIDIAVILTVDNLKEKSKRQKAEINLRLSGKTVYVESLSQDLYAAIDTLVDKLDRQVMKYKSKVQQHGHDAIKHLPDSYEPAAAAL; this is encoded by the coding sequence ATGAATCTGACCATCAGTGGACATCATCTCGAAGTGACCGCGGCCATCCGCGAATACGTACAGAACAAACTGGAACGTGTCACTCGTCACTTCGATCAAGTTATTGATATTGCTGTCATCCTGACTGTAGATAACCTTAAAGAGAAATCCAAGCGCCAAAAGGCTGAAATCAATCTGCGTCTGTCGGGTAAAACCGTGTACGTGGAAAGCCTGTCCCAAGACCTGTACGCCGCGATCGACACCCTGGTCGACAAGCTTGACCGGCAGGTCATGAAATACAAATCCAAAGTTCAGCAGCACGGCCACGATGCGATCAAGCATCTCCCGGATAGCTACGAACCCGCTGCCGCCGCCCTATAA
- a CDS encoding RNA polymerase factor sigma-54: MKQSLQLRTSQHLALTPQLQQSIRLLQLSTLELHQELEQLLTDNPLLERLDDPLDRSLRLLSDGAISQQAPSGEAPPEGPPNQQDAPAPADADNYDGPAADTESTSSEADVDWSDAGRSKAPDDEDARPQLEANHCTLREHLMEQMRVTVLEMRDRALVELIIDALDENGYLEEPLEEIHARLPEELEVDIDELRTALSMLQSFDPMGVGARNASECLALQIKRLPGIALVTRRMALTIVENHLTWFAQRDFNKLKKALVCDDEDLREAQAVIRLCNPHPGSAFASDVSDYVVPDVIVKKSRTGWQVSLNNDVMPRLRVNAMYANLLKQGKGEGAMGAQLQEAKWLIKNMRQRFDTILRVAQAIVERQKNFFSHGAVAMRPLVLREIADTLGLHESTISRVTTQKYMLTPHGMFELKYFFGSHVATEAGGEASSTAIRALIVQLTGAEDPKNPLSDSKIADMLGEQGMVIARRTVAKYREALKIPPVSLRKSL; encoded by the coding sequence ATGAAACAGTCATTGCAACTGCGCACGTCGCAGCACCTCGCGCTGACACCCCAGCTGCAGCAGTCGATCCGTCTGCTGCAGCTGTCCACGCTGGAGCTGCACCAGGAGCTCGAGCAGCTACTCACCGACAATCCCTTGCTCGAGCGCCTGGACGACCCGCTCGACCGTTCGCTGCGGCTGCTGTCCGACGGCGCCATCAGCCAGCAGGCGCCGTCCGGCGAGGCCCCGCCCGAAGGCCCGCCGAACCAGCAGGACGCGCCGGCCCCCGCCGACGCCGACAACTACGACGGCCCGGCCGCCGATACCGAAAGTACCAGCAGCGAGGCCGATGTCGACTGGAGCGACGCCGGCCGCAGCAAGGCGCCCGACGACGAGGACGCGCGTCCGCAACTGGAGGCGAACCACTGCACCCTGCGCGAGCACCTGATGGAGCAGATGCGCGTGACCGTGCTGGAGATGCGCGACCGCGCGCTGGTCGAGCTGATCATCGACGCGCTCGACGAGAACGGCTACCTGGAGGAGCCGCTGGAAGAGATCCACGCGCGCCTGCCGGAGGAACTGGAAGTCGACATCGACGAACTGCGCACCGCCTTGTCGATGCTGCAAAGTTTCGATCCGATGGGCGTGGGCGCGCGCAACGCCTCCGAATGCCTGGCGCTGCAGATCAAGCGCCTGCCCGGCATCGCGCTGGTGACGCGGCGCATGGCGCTGACCATCGTCGAGAACCATTTGACCTGGTTCGCCCAGCGCGATTTCAACAAGCTGAAAAAGGCGCTGGTGTGCGACGACGAGGATCTGCGCGAGGCGCAGGCCGTCATCCGCCTCTGCAATCCGCATCCGGGCTCGGCCTTCGCGTCGGACGTGTCGGACTACGTGGTGCCGGACGTGATCGTCAAGAAGTCGCGCACCGGCTGGCAGGTCAGCCTCAACAACGACGTCATGCCGCGCCTGCGGGTCAACGCCATGTACGCCAACCTGCTCAAGCAGGGCAAGGGCGAGGGCGCGATGGGCGCCCAGCTGCAGGAAGCCAAGTGGCTGATCAAGAATATGCGCCAGCGCTTCGACACCATCCTGCGCGTGGCGCAAGCGATAGTAGAAAGACAAAAGAACTTTTTCTCGCACGGCGCCGTTGCCATGCGCCCCCTTGTGCTTCGCGAAATTGCTGATACACTGGGTTTACACGAGAGCACTATTTCTCGGGTGACGACTCAAAAGTACATGCTGACGCCGCACGGCATGTTTGAGTTGAAATATTTCTTTGGTAGCCACGTCGCCACCGAAGCGGGCGGTGAAGCAAGTTCGACGGCGATACGGGCACTCATTGTGCAATTGACAGGAGCTGAAGACCCTAAAAATCCTTTATCCGACAGTAAGATTGCGGACATGCTGGGAGAACAAGGCATGGTGATTGCGCGACGGACTGTTGCCAAATATCGCGAAGCGTTGAAAATCCCTCCCGTCAGTCTCCGCAAGTCTTTGTAG